The genome window TGCAGCGACTCATCGCCCGCCCAGTGCAGGTCCTCCAGCACCACGACGAGGGGCTGGGTCAGCCGCGCGAACACGTCCTCCACCACCTGGAGCAGCCGCGCCTGCACCATGTCCGCGCCCACTTCGGCGGGGTCCGCGACGGGGTGCCCCAACAGCGCCTCGATGTCCGGCACCAGCGGCTTGAGGATGCTGGCCTCGCGCTCACTCAGCGTGGTGAGGATGGCCAGCCAGCGCAGCACCGGACGCCATTCCTGGTACGGGCTGCCACCCGCCGCCACGCCCTGGCCGCGCAGCACCACCGCGCCCTTCACCAGCGCCAGCGCGCGCAGCTCCTCCAGGAGCCGCGACTTGCCCACGCCGCTCTCCCCACCCACCAGCCACGCGCCGCCGCGGCCCACCATCGCCGACTCGAGCACGGTGGACAGCCGCGCCTGCTCCTCCACCCGGCCCACGTAGCGCGCGGCCTGGAGGAAGCTCTCGCGCGTGGCGGCGGACTCGGGCGGTACCGGCTCACCGGTGGCGGCGCAGAGCTCGGCAATCACCGCGTCCGCGCTGCGGGGCCGCAGCTTCGGGTCCGGCGACACCAGCCGCTCCAGCACGGCCTTCAGCGCGGGTGGGAAGTCCGGTGGCGAGGGCACCTGTCCGGCATGCGGCAGCCGGCCGAACATCATCTGGCTGGCCATGGCGCCCACGCTGAAGAGGTCCGTCACCTCCGAGGGCGGCTGGTCCTCGAACAGCTCCGGCGCGAGGTAGCCCGGCGTGCCGCCCGGCTGCGCGCGGTGGACGTGCTCGCGCCCCACCGCCAGGCCGAAGTCCAGCACCTTCACCTGCCCGTGGGCCACCAGCACGTTGGCGGGCTTGAGGTCGCGGTGGATGATGCCGCGCCGGTGCAGGTACGCCAGCGCCATCAGCGTCTGCACCAGCAGCCCCACCTGCACACGCAATGGCTGCCCCGTGCCCGCCTGCACCAGGTGCCGAGCGTCCTCCAGCAGGTCCATGGCCAGATAGGGCCGGTGGTCGGCGTCGAAGCCGTAGTCCAGCACGCTGATGACATGCGGATGGCGCAGCGAGGCGAGCGTCTGGAACTCGTGCGCCAGCGACAGCGCCAGCTCATGCCGGGCGATGGAAGACGGCGTGTACTCGCCTTCGGGCAGCCGAGGCAGCCGCGCCAGGTCCTCCAGCGTCTGGTGCAGCCGCTTCACCGCGACGGGGCCCGCCAGCAGGTCCTGCGCGCGCCACACCGTGCCCGCACCGCCCCGGCCCAGGAAGCCGAGGATGCGGTAGCGCCCGCCCACGACCTCGCCTTCCGCGTCGCGACGCGTCGCATCCTCCGGCCGGTGCCGGGTTTCATGAGGAAATTGCCGCATCAGAGGGGGGCCGCCCGCCCCCGATGATAACGGGAACCCCTGGCGGCGGTAGGACTGATTCCAGACGCACCGTAATCCCCGGCTCACCGGGCAAATAAGGCGAGCCTGGGCGGCAGGTCAGCCACTACCCAGGCGCGGGCTCAGCCCCCGCCGAAGACACTGGCCAGGCTGCGGCCCCCCTGCACGGCGCCGTAGATGATGACGGTGAAGTAGGTGAGCGACCCCACCGTCATCCCATGCCCCATGAGGATGAAGTAGCCGTCGCGCTGCAGGATGCCGATGGCGAAGAAGAGCGCGGCCAGCGCGGGCAACGTGTTGCTGAAGGGAATCAGGCCGAACGGCATCATCAGCAGCACGCCCGCGAAGAAGAGCATGAAGCCGTTGAAGCGGTTGGTGCTGGAGCCGTGCGTGAGCGCCAACAGCCGCGGCTTGCTCATCTTGTCCACGTACTTGGTGAAGACGTCCGCGCCCTTGTCCAGCGCCGGGGCCAGGTTGGTGCGCAGCAGCGGCTTGTCCAGCAGCTTCCGGGGCAGCCAGGGCGTCCGGTTGAACGTCACGCCCACGCCGATGAGGACGATGAGCAGGCCGAACACCGTGGACACGCCCGGAATCGACACGGGCAGCAGGAAGGGGAAGGTCAGGATGCAGCAGAAGAGCAGCAGGCCCTGCTCACCACACGCCTGCATCAGCTCCCGCACCGTCAGGGATTCGGGCAACCGCGCGGACAGCGCGCGGAGGGTGGCGGAGAGCTGGGCATGGGTGTCCGAGAAACCCGTGGACGAAGAGGGGGTGGGCGAAGGCGTCGACATTTCAGGCCGTCACTAGCACGGCCTCCCCGTCAATGCTCAGCTCCAAGCGATGTCGTACACCGCCTCCTCGCCCTCCCTCCGGACAATCTGGACCGAGGGGTGCTTGGCCCCGCTGGCCTCCAGCCCCGCCAGGAAGAGCCCCACGTAGAAGCCCGCCACCACCACGGGCCGGCACGTCAGCTCATACCGGGTGGGCCCCCGCTGCTCCATGTGCGTTTCCAGATAGTTGGTGCCCGTGCGCAGGTTGCGCGTCATCCGCGCCAGCATGCGCTGCGGCCCCAGGAGCCGCACGGTGCCTAGCAGCGCGCTGCCGATGAGCGTGGAGCTGAAGCCCTCCACGAAGCGCCGCCCCACCACCGCGGCGGCCTCGTCCAAGGGCGCCTCCGGTGCCAGCGTGGCCGCGGCGACCTTCAGCGCGGCCACCCAGACTTTCAAGGGATAGGCCAGGGCCAGCGAGCCTCGCGCATCGAGGCCCGCCTCACGCAGACGGCCCACGCACGCGTCATCCAGGTCATCACCCAAGGCGCGAAGCAGTCCCTGGAAGCTCTGCTGGAATACAAGGGGTTCGGGATTTTCCAAGGCGCGGCAATGTATCGCCTGGAGGACAGGGCCTCAACCCATCGGGTGACTGTCTATCGATGGCTATTCAACACCCGGCTTGGGGCGCGGCGTGTGCCTCTTTCGACACGGAGCGCAACGCCGCGCTGGGCTCCCGCGACGCAGTGTGGTGAAGAGCCGACAGCCCGCGTCATCGCTCGGGCCCACGCGACGCGCTGCCCATCTCCACCGGAGTCCGCCCCCATGAACACGCCCTCTCGTCATCTCTTCGTCGCTGGTGCCACGGGTGCCACGGGCCGCACGCTGATGCGACAGGCGCTGTCTCGCGGTGCGCCGCCTGTCCTCGCGCATGTGCGCCCCAAGAGCGCGGACAGTGACCTGGTCCGCCCCTGGCCCCACAAGGCCGTGGTGGAGCTGTCTGACGGTGAGACGCTGGTGGAGATGATGCGCGGCTGCACCACGGTGCTCCAGTTGATTGGCACCATGCGCAAGCGCTTCGGGTCGGGCGACACGTATGAGACGAGCGACATCGGCACCACGCGGCAGTTGGTGGAGGCCGCGAAGCGCGCGGGGGTAGACCACCTGGTGCTGCTCAGCTCCGTGGGCGCGGGCCGGCCGGTGGGCGCGTACCTCAAGGCCAAGGCGGAGGCGGAGCGGCTGGTGCGCGACAGCGGAATCCCCTGGACCGTGGTGCGCCCGCCCGCCTTCGAGGGCGAGTACCACCACATCAACCCCGTGCTGCGCGCCCTCACCCGCCTGCCACCGCTGAGGAACATGCGGCCCATCCACCTGGACCAGCTCGCCGCCGTGCTGCTGCGCGTCTCCGAGCAGCGCGCGCCGCTGAACCAGGTACTGGAGGGCGACACGCTCTGGGCCGAGGTCGCTGCCGCGGGCGCCTGAGCCGTACTCCAGCGCAGGGCCTGTGGAGTACGTGTTTCAGCGCAGCGAGCCCCAGTTGTACATGGGGGTTGGAGCCACCGGTGAGCACGTGCCAGCCAAGCATGATGCCCCACAGGTGCCGGTACTGGGAGGGGTCCTGGCTGGACCACCAAAACAGTGGCGCGTTGGGGCGCTTGTTCATCTCGTGCCCGCCACGTGGTTCCGCTTGCGTCAACGACCGACTCAGGCAAGACAGGAAGAGCCAAACATTCGCATCCGGCATCATTTTTCGATGCAAACGTTGATTGCGGAGGGCAGCGCGGCGAAAGGAGTACCACCAGGACTCACTGCGGACGATTGGCCCGCTACTACTTGCTCTCGCGGTGGGGGCGACTGCAGTGGTCGTAGAGCGTGAATGGGAAGGATTCAATCTCGTTCGCGCAGTGCTTCTGGATAGCCTCCTTGAGCGAGGCGGAGACACTCAACATGCTCCGCTCATTGCCAATCAGGGCCAACAGCTTGATGCCCGGGTGCTTCGGGCCCATCGGGATGCGAGCATCCTTCGGATAGAAGGGGCTCAACCGCTCGCCGAGGTTGGTAGAATAGGACTTCCTCTCGCCCCCCTCGCGGAATCGCATCATTCAGTCGGCCCCTTGGGAGGGGAGGTGCCATGGCTCAGGAAGGTGGGACATCCATCATGCGAGTGCCGTCCCGCATACATTCCACCCTCCGGCAGCCGCTTCGAGCAGCCACCCACTGATGAACGGATAATTCCTGGCGAACTGAAGCGCTGTCCTCGTGCGTGGGGTCCGGCATGAGGGATGTCGGGCTCAAATGCTAATGCCACTCCTCAGGTCCCTTTTCGCGGGCGGACGACTCGGAGGACACAATGAACTTACATTGGGGGCGCATCTTGCTGGTCGGATGGCTCATGATGGGCTGCGCGACGCCGCGGATCGTGCGCCTGGACACGGGAGCAGGCGCACCCATTGTCTACACTCCGCCGAAGCGCGTGGAGCCCATCGTCGTGGACTCAGGGGCATTCCAGAAGGCGATGACCCGACTCGTGCTGGAGATGCGCTTCTCTCTACAATCCGAGGAGGAGGTCCACCCACGTGTACATCTCGCTTCGTGGGGCTCGGAGTCGCGTCCCCAAGGGAGAGATTATGGAGCGTGGTGCTCCCAACAAGACAATCCGGGCGAGTGCCTCTCCTTGCTGGAGGATGGCTTCACCTTCCTGGACGCCAAGATGCGGCGGAAGATGGCCCTGTCCTTTGCTTGGGACGGCGTGTGGGAGGGAGTGGAGGAGGCGGTGAAGGAAGTCGTCAACCCACTGGTCCTCAAGGCGATGATTACCTCGGCAATGGCCGCCTACATGGTCCTCGTCGTTGCCCCCGAGCCTGTCACCAAGCTCGTGGCCATTGCCCTGACAACATACGTCATCGCGTACATCGGCCTGGACGCATTCTTAAACCTCGTGAAGGGCTGGCAACGACTTTCATCAGACACGGAGCGCGCCGTCTCCTTTGAGCAACTAGAGGACGCCGGACACCACTTCGGAAGAGTCATGGGCGCCAATGGTGCGCGAGTCCTCATCCTGGCGCTGACGGCTGCGTTGGGCGGAGGGGCCGCGAACATGGCCTCGAAGGGTCCGATGCTTCCGGGCTTCGCGCGTGCCGCCCTGGCAACGGAGACGAACACGGGCATCCAACTGTCAGCAGCGATGTCGGGCGGCGTTCGCTCGATCTCCCTGGCAGAAGGCATTCTCACCGTGGGAGTCGTCCCCAATGCAGTGGCCGCCACAGCGCTGAATCCGACAGGAAGCATTCCGAGAGAAACTCGTATTGAAGAACTGGCCAGCGACCCGGCGCAGGGAGGGAAGGTCACTCCCAAGACACGTCGTGAGGCGGAAGTGGGCCTTCAACTTGAGGAGCGGAGACGACTCCCAGCCCCCATCAAACGGGATCCAACGGGGCAGTCAGAGTTCGTTGACTCCCAAGGTATCAAGTGGGATATCAAGGCATTTGACTCTCGATTCCCGCCCAGGAAGGGTGGCTTCTCGCTTGAACGAGACCTTGACAAGATCAAAGCCGAACTGGCTCGAGGGGAAAACGTCATTCTCAATACCGAGAACATGAGCGCGCAGCACATTCAAGCGCTTCGAAATGCGATAGACACCTTGGGTCCTTCAGTTTCGTCCAGGATCTTGTGGTTTCCCTAGAACGAATACGGACGAGCGCATGAACACCATGAAGGCGGAGTTCATCAAGGCATTGGATTGGCATACGGAATGGCTGCGTTCCGGGGGACAGAACGGCAAGCGCCTCCATCTGGAGGACGCTGACTTGTCCTTACTCAACCTGTCGTCGAGAGATCTATCGGAGGCAGCGCTTCCTGGGGCGCGCTTGGATGGATGCATCCTGGACAGGACGAAGCTTGCCCACGCCAACCTTGCGT of Myxococcus virescens contains these proteins:
- a CDS encoding DUF2378 family protein, producing the protein MENPEPLVFQQSFQGLLRALGDDLDDACVGRLREAGLDARGSLALAYPLKVWVAALKVAAATLAPEAPLDEAAAVVGRRFVEGFSSTLIGSALLGTVRLLGPQRMLARMTRNLRTGTNYLETHMEQRGPTRYELTCRPVVVAGFYVGLFLAGLEASGAKHPSVQIVRREGEEAVYDIAWS
- a CDS encoding exopolysaccharide biosynthesis protein is translated as MSTPSPTPSSSTGFSDTHAQLSATLRALSARLPESLTVRELMQACGEQGLLLFCCILTFPFLLPVSIPGVSTVFGLLIVLIGVGVTFNRTPWLPRKLLDKPLLRTNLAPALDKGADVFTKYVDKMSKPRLLALTHGSSTNRFNGFMLFFAGVLLMMPFGLIPFSNTLPALAALFFAIGILQRDGYFILMGHGMTVGSLTYFTVIIYGAVQGGRSLASVFGGG
- a CDS encoding SDR family oxidoreductase; translation: MNTPSRHLFVAGATGATGRTLMRQALSRGAPPVLAHVRPKSADSDLVRPWPHKAVVELSDGETLVEMMRGCTTVLQLIGTMRKRFGSGDTYETSDIGTTRQLVEAAKRAGVDHLVLLSSVGAGRPVGAYLKAKAEAERLVRDSGIPWTVVRPPAFEGEYHHINPVLRALTRLPPLRNMRPIHLDQLAAVLLRVSEQRAPLNQVLEGDTLWAEVAAAGA